In Sorghum bicolor cultivar BTx623 chromosome 10, Sorghum_bicolor_NCBIv3, whole genome shotgun sequence, one genomic interval encodes:
- the LOC8065553 gene encoding protein ENHANCED DISEASE RESISTANCE 2-like isoform X1, producing the protein MCPTKPDRPGQAATAAGSVEKSWREEAVAAGSLRLVDLDRGANGWASPPGDLFHLRARGYFNSGGGKRGKAPSAADWLLRPAGVDWLRSHARLDHVLARDDNSVAAAFRRARLRKDPTAHFLLAVNLQVPGRPDAYSAVFYFAAEAPIPPDSLLGRFIHGDDAYRNARFKIANRIVKGPWLVRATVGNYAACLLGRALTCRYHKGDDYLEIDVDIGSSAIASAILHLALGAVTSVTIDMGFLVESQSEEELPERLFGAVRIAQMEMGASKYVELPPDEAMPETAGRAGAGFRVSSAKVVNHSRQQDHAGGKVGRSMSCPERESGGK; encoded by the exons ATGTGCCCGACGAAGCCCGATCGCCCTGGCcaggccgccaccgccgccggctCCGTCGAGAAGAGCTGGCGGGAGGAGGCCGTGGCCGCCGGCTCCCTGCGGCTGGTCGACCTGGACCGCGGCGCCAACGGCTGGGCCTCGCCGCCGGGGGACCTCTTCCACCTGCGCGCGCGCGGCTACTTCAACAGCGGCGGCGGGAAGCGCGGCAAGGCGCCGTCCGCCGCGGACTGGCTGCTCCGTCCCGCCGGCGTCGACTGGCTCCGCTCCCATGCCCGCCTCGACCACGTGCTCGCCCGCGACGACAACAGCGTCGCCGCCGCCTTCCGCCGCGCCCGCCTCAGGAAGGACCCCACCGCGCACTTCCTCCTCGCCGTCAATCTCCAG GTGCCGGGGCGGCCGGACGCGTACAGCGCCGTGTTCTACTTCGCGGCGGAGGCGCCCATCCCGCCGGACTCGCTGCTCGGCCGCTTCATCCACGGCGACGACGCGTACCGCAACGCGCGCTTCAAGATCGCCAACCGCATCGTCAAGGGCCCCTGGCTCGTCCGCGCCACCGTCGGCAACTACGCGGCCTGCCTGCTCGGCCGCGCGCTCACGTGCCGCTACCACAAGGGCGACGACTACCTCGAGATCGACGTCGACATCGGCAGCTCCGCGATCGCCAGCGCCATCCTGCATCTCGCGCTCGGCGCCGTCACGTCGGTGACCATCGACATGGGGTTCCTTGTCGAGTCCCAATCCGAGGAGGAGCTGCCCGAGAGGTTGTTCGGCGCCGTGCGCATCGCGCAGATGGAGATGGGCGCGTCCAAGTACGTGGAGCTGCCCCCTGATGAGGCCATGCCTGAGACGGCTGGCAGGGCTGGGGCGGGGTTCAGGGTAAGCTCGGCGAAGGTGGTCAATCATAGCCGCCAACAAGACCATGCCGGCGGCAAGGTCGGCAGGTCGATGAGTTGCCCAGAGCGAGAGAGCGGAG gaaaATAG
- the LOC8065553 gene encoding protein ENHANCED DISEASE RESISTANCE 2-like isoform X2, whose product MCPTKPDRPGQAATAAGSVEKSWREEAVAAGSLRLVDLDRGANGWASPPGDLFHLRARGYFNSGGGKRGKAPSAADWLLRPAGVDWLRSHARLDHVLARDDNSVAAAFRRARLRKDPTAHFLLAVNLQVPGRPDAYSAVFYFAAEAPIPPDSLLGRFIHGDDAYRNARFKIANRIVKGPWLVRATVGNYAACLLGRALTCRYHKGDDYLEIDVDIGSSAIASAILHLALGAVTSVTIDMGFLVESQSEEELPERLFGAVRIAQMEMGASKYVELPPDEAMPETAGRAGAGFRVSSAKVVNHSRQQDHAGGKVGRSMSCPERESGG is encoded by the exons ATGTGCCCGACGAAGCCCGATCGCCCTGGCcaggccgccaccgccgccggctCCGTCGAGAAGAGCTGGCGGGAGGAGGCCGTGGCCGCCGGCTCCCTGCGGCTGGTCGACCTGGACCGCGGCGCCAACGGCTGGGCCTCGCCGCCGGGGGACCTCTTCCACCTGCGCGCGCGCGGCTACTTCAACAGCGGCGGCGGGAAGCGCGGCAAGGCGCCGTCCGCCGCGGACTGGCTGCTCCGTCCCGCCGGCGTCGACTGGCTCCGCTCCCATGCCCGCCTCGACCACGTGCTCGCCCGCGACGACAACAGCGTCGCCGCCGCCTTCCGCCGCGCCCGCCTCAGGAAGGACCCCACCGCGCACTTCCTCCTCGCCGTCAATCTCCAG GTGCCGGGGCGGCCGGACGCGTACAGCGCCGTGTTCTACTTCGCGGCGGAGGCGCCCATCCCGCCGGACTCGCTGCTCGGCCGCTTCATCCACGGCGACGACGCGTACCGCAACGCGCGCTTCAAGATCGCCAACCGCATCGTCAAGGGCCCCTGGCTCGTCCGCGCCACCGTCGGCAACTACGCGGCCTGCCTGCTCGGCCGCGCGCTCACGTGCCGCTACCACAAGGGCGACGACTACCTCGAGATCGACGTCGACATCGGCAGCTCCGCGATCGCCAGCGCCATCCTGCATCTCGCGCTCGGCGCCGTCACGTCGGTGACCATCGACATGGGGTTCCTTGTCGAGTCCCAATCCGAGGAGGAGCTGCCCGAGAGGTTGTTCGGCGCCGTGCGCATCGCGCAGATGGAGATGGGCGCGTCCAAGTACGTGGAGCTGCCCCCTGATGAGGCCATGCCTGAGACGGCTGGCAGGGCTGGGGCGGGGTTCAGGGTAAGCTCGGCGAAGGTGGTCAATCATAGCCGCCAACAAGACCATGCCGGCGGCAAGGTCGGCAGGTCGATGAGTTGCCCAGAGCGAGAGAGCGGAGGTTAG